The Bacteroidota bacterium genome includes the window TACATACTCCAGTTCAACAGAACGCAAATCAGCTATGGATCAAAATGTGATTGATCAGCAAGAAATGTTGCTGAAGGGTGGTCATGGCGAAGAACACGGAGCCACAGAGAAACATACTGACGAAAAAGAAAAAAGTCACGAAGGACATTAATCATAAAAAAACCACGCCAACAGCGTGGTTTTTTTATGATTGCTAAACATTTTTACTTATCTGTTGTTACGGTTATCTATATGTCTAAATACAAAAAAGTATTTTTATTATTTTTCATACTACTTTTCCCTTCGGTGTTTTATATTATTTTATCTACCGGGAAACACCATTTTATTTATTTGAATTACTTAGGTCCAAAAACTGCTATTTCAAAAAAGGATACCGCATTCTTTAAAATACCCTTTCAACCGCTTACGAATCATAAAAATGTTTCGCTCGATTCTAGTTATCTAGGCATGTATATAAAAGTTGTAAATGCCTTTGATAGTCAAAACAAAGTGGCATATGCCCCTACCATGGCTCAGTTTGTGCGATTACAAGAAAAACTAAAAGATTATCAATTAGTAAAATTAATTTCTATTTCTGCGCAAACGACCAACAATTCTATTGATGAACTAAATGCATATGCAGATGAAGTACATTGTAATTATACAAATGTAAAATGGCATATAACAAAATTTACAACGCCAGATTTTGCAACTACATTTTTTACCGAATTACAAAAAGCAATTGCTATAGATACACAACCAATAGCGCTAGAAAAGGCTGTTTATTTGATTGATAAGGAATCGCACATTCGAGGAGTGTATGACGGAAGTGTTTTAAAAGAAATAAATAGATTGGTGGACGATATTAAAATTTTGTTGGCAGAATATTCGATTCTAGAAAAGAAAAAAGAAAAAAGAAAAAACAATGAACGATAAAAAAGCTCTTCGTTTAATTTATATAGTTTCTGTTGCTGTATTTGCATTGGTAGTTATACTATTTAATATGCCCAAAGCTGAAGCAATGCCTGAATTTGTAAAGATTCTACCAATGCTAAACGCCTTTATTAATGGCACATGCGCTATTTTACTACTTACGTCATTGTATTTTATAAAAAAGAAAAATATAGAAATGCACAAGCGGCTAAATATTGCCACCTTTATTTTATCTACGCTTTTTTTATTGTCGTATGTAACATTTCATGCCTTTGGAGTAGAAACAAAATTCCCGACAGATAATCCACTTCGGCCTGTGTATTTATTTATTTTACTTACACATATTTTATTAGCCGCAATTGTACTACCCTTAGTATTAATTTCGTTTTACAGAGGCTTAAAAGGCGATGTAGTAGCACATCGAAAAATTGTGCGGTTTAGCTTTCCAATATGGCTGTATGTAACAGTTACCGGGGTAATTGTGTATATAATGATATCGCCCTATTACCAGTTCTAGTAATTCGGCAACAGGTTAAATCCTTGCGGCTTAGTACAAAAGCACCTGCCAATAAAATAAATTGTGTGAAAGTTATTCTGAACTACTATTTTCTTGATTTGTTTCGTTTAACGAATGCTCAGTGGTAGTTTCAGAAATAAAGTTGGCTTGTGGCTTACATTCAGGAATTAGTTCATTAATATGAACACCATCTAAAAGCACATCGCACATCAACTCTTTCTTTTTCGAAAAAGAAAATGGAGGTTTTAGTTCAACCGTTTTATATTGAAGTAGATTAGCCAATTTTTCTTTTACTAAATTGTATTCTGCTCTATTGGCGTGCTTGTCGGGTACATTAAAATTATTGATTACCACAGAGCTACCGCCCGCTCTCAATTTCCAAAT containing:
- a CDS encoding DUF420 domain-containing protein — encoded protein: MNDKKALRLIYIVSVAVFALVVILFNMPKAEAMPEFVKILPMLNAFINGTCAILLLTSLYFIKKKNIEMHKRLNIATFILSTLFLLSYVTFHAFGVETKFPTDNPLRPVYLFILLTHILLAAIVLPLVLISFYRGLKGDVVAHRKIVRFSFPIWLYVTVTGVIVYIMISPYYQF